The Chloroflexota bacterium nucleotide sequence GCAGGGCGTTGATGCCTCGCACCGCTTCCATGAACACGCGGCGCAGGGTGGTTTCCCGGAAATCCTCGCGCAGGCTCTTGGCTGGATCGCCGGGGATGCCGTGAGGGCCATGATCGATCACCTCCCAGCCCAGGGCGGCGAGTTGGTCGAGGAAGGGTTTTTCGACGAAGGTGTACTCGGACATGATCGAAGGTGCGACATACTTCGCAAGTGCGTCGCACCTGGATTTGCCTAAAGTTTTTCGGCGGGAGGCATGGCATGCCCGCGCCAGCGCAGCAGCGTCACCGCATGGGCCTTGCGCAGCATGAGCAGGTCGGCATCTTGCATCAACTGTTTCAATTCGTTCTGCTCTTCTTGTCTGAGGCGATCCTCCGCTTGTCGTTCCAACAATTCCTGAAGCCGGGCAACCGCGGCTTGTGATGAGCGACTGCGGGCGACCCGCCCACCTCCACGGCCCGCAACAGCAGGTCTGTAAGGGGTTTGGCGGGTGGCCTGCGCCATCTGCTGGAAGCGCAGGGGCTCGGGCAGGGGCAGGGTGACGTTTTGTGTGTTCATGCTCATATTTCACCTGCTCGTGAGGCAATCGAGTCTGGCATCATCATACATCGGTTGGCGATTTCCGGCAACCGTCCGCCGCCTCCGTCGTTACTTCATCGTGCAGCGCCGCCAGTTGTGCGTCTGCCAGCCCTGCCGGGGGATAAATCCCCACGGCTACATATACAGCGCCCGATGAATCGGGCTTAGCCAGGTTCACCCGGCACTGTGCGACTGAGCAACAGTCGTCCGCAGCCCGGAGGCTTCAGCTCTGAGCGTCGGTGGCCCTTGCCCGGATCGCCGGGAATTCGGATATGATCCTGTGTGAGTTTCTGGCCGAGTGAACTCGGACTTTTCAGGCGCTTCGCACCAGTGGTCGACCTGCGTCGACCGGCCCCATGCCGAAGCCCGGGACGGCGAAGGCCGTTCGTTGGCCGTAGGCCTGTAGAGCCCGACTTCAGTCGGCCCTTGCCCGGATCGCCGGGAATGCCATGCGGCCCATGATCGATCACCTCCCAACCCAGGGCGGCCAGTTGGTCGAGGAAGGGTTTTTCGACGAAAGTGTATTCGGACATGATCCCGTGGGAGTGAGTTGCTGGCTCAAGTATACTTCAGAAAGGGAAGGATGTCAGGCGTCTGGTCTGGGCGAGTAAACTCGCACTCTCCAGACGCTTCGCGCCGGTGGTCGACCTGCGTCGACCGGTTACCGGACAGGCTATCATTTTTTCGGTGGGTTTTCGTAGTACTCGAAGAAATCTTCCAGCTCTGCCTGAATCTCATCCATGCCATGATGATTTTTCTGGTTGTTGATATAGTTCATGATCTTGGGGACATCCCATCGGCTTACGCTAAAAGCACCATAAAAACCCATCCACTTGAAATGATATTCGAGATGGAGCTGATTGTTGGCAAAATGAGATGAGACGCCTTTGAGTTGTTGCACCAATTTCGAGATCGAGAGCGTGGGAGGAATGCGCAGCAGTACATGCACATGGTCGGGCATACCGTTGATTGCCAGCACTCGACACCCCAGTGAGTGGGCGACATCGCCGATGCAACGGTACAACGCTCGTTCCATTTCAGGCTGTATGAGCGGCGATCTGTCCCATGTCGCCC carries:
- the tnpA gene encoding IS200/IS605 family transposase encodes the protein MRRDKAELYVHLVWATWDRSPLIQPEMERALYRCIGDVAHSLGCRVLAINGMPDHVHVLLRIPPTLSISKLVQQLKGVSSHFANNQLHLEYHFKWMGFYGAFSVSRWDVPKIMNYINNQKNHHGMDEIQAELEDFFEYYENPPKK